The following proteins are co-located in the Fluviicola sp. genome:
- a CDS encoding thioredoxin domain-containing protein — translation MKFTVMLLLGLSFLVFSFNSAEKTAPETETVTVSGIKFSKLTFQKAIKQAQATGKLIFIDVHTSWCGPCKEMAKTTFSDTEVGNVFNGRFINLKIDAEQDADGPMISKAYTVTAYPTLLFVNGEGKMVKKLVGKQSKEKLLAAVSTIK, via the coding sequence ATGAAATTTACGGTCATGCTCCTGTTGGGGCTTTCATTCCTTGTTTTTTCGTTCAATTCGGCTGAGAAAACGGCTCCTGAAACAGAAACAGTTACCGTTTCGGGCATTAAATTTTCCAAACTGACTTTTCAGAAAGCGATCAAGCAGGCACAGGCTACCGGGAAGTTGATTTTCATTGATGTTCATACCAGCTGGTGCGGGCCTTGTAAGGAAATGGCCAAAACCACTTTTTCGGATACGGAAGTAGGGAATGTGTTCAACGGACGCTTCATCAATTTAAAAATCGATGCGGAACAGGATGCCGACGGACCGATGATTTCCAAAGCATATACCGTTACGGCGTACCCGACTTTACTTTTCGTGAACGGCGAAGGAAAAATGGTGAAGAAACTGGTAGGGAAGCAGAGCAAGGAAAAGTTACTGGCTGCAGTTTCAACGATTAAATAA
- a CDS encoding AMP-binding protein, which translates to MAFEVTYTDCSAETYQEIRAIIALWNEKSPEYRVKTSGSTGTPKSILLKREQLEASAKRSNAFFGLNEHSRVLMPLSPHTIGGKMMLIRALVGNYSIHVVEPRANPLEEIDHKSRFSFISLVPYQVKSILEETPDSLNRFDCILLGGMGLSLELEKTLSDLSPQIYIGFGMTETVSHIALRKMNNPVYEALEGVELDISEGSLVVTDSKLGIERMQTNDQVKLIDSKHFEWLGRADFVINSGGLKIHPENIEQLIADQIEVPFIIGGIPHETLGEACVLIIEEALPEAQFEQLKALIREKFGKYAAPKQQVIASILKTENGKIRRKETLKALFK; encoded by the coding sequence ATGGCTTTTGAAGTAACATACACCGATTGTTCCGCAGAAACTTACCAGGAGATCCGGGCGATTATTGCGCTGTGGAACGAAAAATCTCCGGAATATCGAGTGAAAACGAGCGGTTCTACCGGAACCCCGAAGTCTATTTTATTGAAACGCGAACAGCTGGAAGCTTCTGCAAAGCGCAGCAATGCTTTTTTCGGATTGAATGAACACTCCCGCGTTCTGATGCCTTTATCGCCTCATACGATCGGGGGAAAAATGATGCTCATTCGCGCACTGGTCGGGAATTATTCCATTCACGTGGTGGAACCTCGGGCCAATCCGCTGGAAGAAATTGATCACAAATCACGCTTTTCGTTTATTTCCCTGGTTCCTTACCAGGTAAAGAGCATCCTGGAAGAAACCCCGGACAGTTTAAACCGCTTTGACTGCATCCTGCTTGGCGGAATGGGACTATCCCTTGAACTGGAAAAAACACTTTCGGATTTAAGCCCACAGATTTATATCGGTTTTGGTATGACCGAAACGGTTTCCCACATTGCTTTGAGAAAAATGAACAACCCGGTATACGAAGCTTTGGAAGGTGTTGAGCTGGATATTTCAGAGGGTTCTCTGGTCGTAACGGATTCGAAGCTGGGAATCGAACGCATGCAGACAAACGACCAGGTGAAGCTGATCGACTCCAAACATTTCGAATGGCTTGGAAGAGCCGATTTTGTGATCAACAGCGGCGGCCTTAAAATCCACCCGGAAAACATCGAACAGCTGATTGCCGATCAGATCGAAGTTCCGTTCATCATTGGCGGAATTCCGCATGAAACACTGGGAGAAGCCTGTGTGCTTATTATCGAAGAAGCATTGCCGGAAGCACAATTCGAACAACTAAAAGCACTTATCCGGGAAAAATTCGGTAAATATGCAGCGCCCAAACAACAAGTGATTGCTTCCATTCTGAAAACTGAAAATGGGAAAATCCGCCGGAAAGAAACTCTAAAAGCACTTTTTAAATGA
- a CDS encoding J domain-containing protein translates to MTRAECFRLLNLPAGSTDAEIRKQYKKLALRLHPDVNPDPMAHEVFIKLGKAVEILLNPDFSEEPEKRTSRRTTNESDEERLERMRVAKMRYEKQRMQQAHDNNRYFTSLTTGLRWSIYKYIMRISLVLSLAMSTEYFLPLHYENDVLLGSSKSLNNGIIKGNITGIELENRGKYYVQNNVYAWKFAYPEVIIETTWFLHTPVKMITTDDFTRYRTPFDFHIGSIRFGLIILFLVPLYPYLRRRKTLNFVFFYHLSFWGIGTIVAYLLITQGRIIHLLTLGFL, encoded by the coding sequence ATGACCCGTGCCGAATGCTTTCGTTTATTAAATCTTCCAGCCGGTTCAACGGATGCGGAGATCAGGAAGCAGTATAAAAAACTGGCCTTGCGCCTGCACCCGGATGTAAATCCCGATCCGATGGCGCATGAAGTGTTCATTAAGCTCGGAAAAGCGGTTGAAATTCTCCTGAACCCCGATTTCAGTGAAGAACCGGAAAAAAGAACTTCCCGGAGAACCACAAACGAATCGGATGAAGAACGTTTGGAACGCATGCGCGTGGCTAAAATGCGCTACGAAAAGCAGAGAATGCAGCAGGCGCATGACAATAACCGTTATTTCACTTCACTCACTACCGGTTTGCGCTGGAGTATTTACAAATATATCATGCGGATTTCGCTGGTACTTTCACTGGCCATGTCTACCGAATATTTCCTGCCGCTCCACTACGAAAACGATGTGTTACTCGGTTCCTCCAAATCGCTGAACAACGGGATTATCAAAGGAAATATTACCGGGATAGAATTGGAAAACCGGGGAAAATACTACGTTCAGAACAATGTATACGCCTGGAAATTTGCCTACCCGGAAGTAATTATCGAAACAACCTGGTTCCTGCACACACCGGTAAAAATGATCACAACGGATGATTTTACGCGATACCGCACACCCTTCGACTTTCACATCGGGAGTATTCGTTTCGGGCTGATTATTTTGTTCCTGGTGCCGCTTTACCCCTATTTGAGACGCCGGAAAACGCTCAATTTCGTGTTCTTTTATCACCTTTCTTTCTGGGGAATCGGAACGATCGTCGCTTATTTGCTGATCACACAGGGACGGATCATTCACTTACTCACTTTGGGATTCCTATGA
- the smpB gene encoding SsrA-binding protein SmpB yields MSKNEVNIKNKRARFEYQLDEFFTAGMVLSGTEIKSIRNGKASILEAYCIVENGQVFIRNMHVSPYENASFYNHSVRSDRKLLLNKKEIKKLEKWVKTKGNTIVPLKLFLSEKGWLKLELATGVGKKMHDKRHDLKEKDDKREMDRLKKNRS; encoded by the coding sequence ATGTCTAAGAACGAAGTAAATATTAAGAATAAGCGCGCGCGGTTTGAATATCAGCTGGATGAATTCTTTACCGCGGGAATGGTGTTGTCCGGTACGGAGATCAAAAGTATCCGCAATGGAAAAGCAAGTATCCTGGAAGCTTACTGCATCGTTGAAAACGGACAGGTGTTCATCCGTAACATGCACGTTTCTCCATACGAGAATGCTTCATTCTACAACCATTCGGTGCGTTCCGATCGCAAATTACTGCTGAACAAAAAGGAGATCAAAAAGCTCGAAAAGTGGGTGAAAACAAAAGGAAACACCATCGTTCCATTGAAACTCTTCCTGTCTGAAAAAGGCTGGCTGAAGCTCGAGCTTGCAACCGGAGTCGGTAAAAAAATGCACGACAAGCGCCACGACCTGAAAGAAAAAGACGACAAACGCGAAATGGACCGTTTGAAGAAAAACCGCTCTTAG
- the recR gene encoding recombination mediator RecR, whose protein sequence is MNIPSKYVEEAVEQFSSLPGIGKRTALRLVLNLLKRDPEELERFGDILQQLKSHVQSCSSCGNISDTPICSICSNEKRNHRLICVVEDIRDVMAIESTGTYQGIYHVLGGIISPMDGIGPNDLFIQPLVDKCTAGLADEIILALSPTMEGDTTNFFLYKKLHATNVQITALSRGIAVGSEIQYADEITLSRSIQQRIPFQS, encoded by the coding sequence ATGAATATTCCGTCGAAATACGTTGAAGAAGCAGTAGAACAATTCAGTTCATTACCGGGAATCGGTAAGCGCACTGCTTTGCGCCTGGTATTGAACCTGCTGAAACGCGATCCGGAAGAACTGGAGCGCTTCGGGGACATCCTGCAGCAATTGAAATCGCATGTACAGAGCTGTTCTTCCTGCGGGAATATTTCCGACACTCCAATTTGTTCCATTTGCTCGAATGAAAAGCGCAATCACCGCCTGATTTGCGTGGTGGAAGACATCCGCGATGTGATGGCCATTGAAAGCACCGGAACGTACCAGGGAATTTATCACGTACTGGGCGGAATTATTTCTCCCATGGATGGAATCGGCCCGAACGATCTGTTTATTCAACCTTTGGTTGACAAATGTACAGCAGGACTGGCAGATGAGATTATCCTGGCCCTCAGCCCCACGATGGAAGGCGATACGACCAATTTTTTCCTTTATAAAAAACTGCATGCCACCAATGTGCAGATTACGGCACTTTCACGCGGAATCGCCGTTGGTTCGGAAATCCAGTACGCAGACGAGATTACCCTTTCGCGCTCCATTCAGCAGCGCATTCCCTTTCAATCCTAG
- the mscL gene encoding large conductance mechanosensitive channel protein MscL has protein sequence MLKEFKAFIMRGNVVDLAVAVILGAAFGAIINSLVSDIITPAILNPALKAAHADKIEELRAFGNAVVHQGDTLIKDGKAVLKDGKPVLAEKDVVEGGILYGSFLAKVINFLVIAFCLFMVVKLMNKAMHLRKKEEEETPAAAPEPSSEEKLLIEIRDLLKNKQ, from the coding sequence ATGTTAAAGGAATTCAAGGCATTTATCATGCGCGGAAATGTGGTCGACCTGGCAGTTGCTGTCATTCTCGGAGCCGCATTCGGAGCAATTATCAACTCGCTGGTATCAGATATCATTACGCCCGCTATTCTGAATCCGGCATTGAAAGCGGCACATGCCGACAAAATCGAAGAACTGAGAGCCTTCGGAAATGCGGTCGTTCATCAGGGCGATACGCTTATAAAGGATGGAAAAGCTGTTTTGAAGGACGGGAAACCTGTTTTAGCTGAAAAAGATGTTGTGGAAGGCGGGATTCTGTACGGTTCTTTCCTGGCAAAAGTCATTAACTTCCTGGTGATTGCATTTTGCTTGTTCATGGTGGTGAAACTGATGAATAAAGCCATGCATTTGCGCAAAAAAGAAGAGGAAGAAACACCGGCTGCGGCTCCTGAACCTTCCAGTGAAGAAAAGCTCCTTATAGAGATTCGTGATCTGCTGAAGAACAAGCAATAA
- a CDS encoding RNA-binding protein, whose protein sequence is MTSIFVAKLDFNATEEQLKSLFEEYGRVNRVTIAKDRETGKPRGFAFVEMADESEADQAIEALDNYAINGRNIAVKKADDRASGGKPSGGGDNRSGDRPYKSDRPREDRSNTNEYKSDYKKPDDNRVSKPAFTNPDDIIPAKVERKKEKDTRSIGGNAGKETPKKPKMEAYRKSGKDNQFLDDDDLTDEELDLFGRNEEEEEDEDYRKYLVNSDDEDDSDEDYDDEDEYDEEEEDDDDEK, encoded by the coding sequence ATGACAAGTATTTTTGTGGCAAAACTTGATTTCAACGCAACAGAAGAACAGTTGAAGTCCCTTTTTGAAGAATACGGAAGAGTAAACCGTGTGACCATTGCAAAAGACCGCGAAACAGGTAAACCGAGAGGTTTTGCCTTTGTTGAAATGGCTGATGAATCAGAAGCAGATCAAGCGATTGAAGCATTGGACAACTATGCCATTAACGGACGTAACATTGCCGTTAAAAAAGCTGATGACCGCGCTTCAGGAGGAAAACCATCCGGAGGCGGTGATAACCGTTCGGGTGACAGACCTTACAAAAGTGATCGCCCGAGAGAAGACCGCAGCAATACCAACGAGTACAAATCGGATTACAAAAAACCGGATGATAATCGTGTCAGTAAACCTGCTTTCACCAACCCGGATGATATTATTCCTGCAAAAGTTGAACGTAAAAAGGAAAAAGATACCCGAAGCATTGGCGGAAATGCCGGTAAGGAAACTCCGAAAAAGCCAAAAATGGAAGCTTACCGCAAAAGTGGAAAAGACAACCAGTTTTTGGACGACGATGACTTAACGGATGAAGAATTGGATTTATTCGGAAGAAACGAAGAAGAGGAAGAAGATGAAGATTACCGCAAATACCTGGTAAACAGCGATGATGAGGACGATTCGGATGAAGACTACGATGATGAGGACGAGTACGACGAAGAAGAAGAAGACGATGACGACGAAAAATAA
- a CDS encoding abortive infection system antitoxin AbiGi family protein, protein MALSSNSIIHFTSTVDALKGILQDNFKIKYCAETIFFELEKEIKYAAPMVSFCDIPLSQIKDHIGKYGAYGIGLTKEWAQRQRLNPVMYVQAGSFLAKSIQESYRNIAKVKNVEWDKISSDQRNWLNILRYVKNYEADLSRGGEVVKNYRFSDEREWRYTPSYEECNPMAINPVAYQTEEQKKRINKKLSNLRLEFEPNDIKYIIIERESEISEFVDILKKSKGNKYSYNDVERLMTRIITSEQIKTDL, encoded by the coding sequence ATGGCTTTAAGTTCAAACTCTATTATACACTTTACAAGCACAGTGGATGCTCTTAAAGGAATTTTACAGGACAATTTTAAGATAAAATACTGCGCTGAAACCATATTTTTTGAATTGGAAAAAGAAATTAAATATGCCGCTCCAATGGTTAGTTTCTGTGATATTCCATTGTCACAAATAAAAGATCATATTGGAAAATATGGGGCATATGGAATAGGACTAACAAAAGAATGGGCTCAAAGGCAAAGATTAAACCCCGTTATGTATGTTCAAGCGGGTTCATTTCTTGCCAAAAGCATACAAGAAAGTTATAGAAATATTGCAAAGGTAAAAAATGTAGAGTGGGATAAAATATCCTCAGATCAGAGAAATTGGCTGAATATTTTGAGATATGTTAAGAATTATGAGGCAGATCTTTCTAGAGGAGGTGAGGTTGTAAAAAATTATCGATTCTCTGATGAAAGAGAATGGAGGTATACCCCAAGTTACGAGGAATGTAATCCAATGGCTATTAACCCTGTGGCATATCAGACTGAGGAACAAAAAAAAAGAATTAATAAAAAACTTAGTAATCTAAGACTTGAATTCGAACCGAATGATATAAAGTATATCATAATTGAAAGGGAATCTGAAATTTCTGAATTCGTTGATATTTTAAAAAAATCTAAAGGAAATAAGTACAGTTACAATGATGTTGAAAGACTAATGACTAGAATAATTACCTCAGAACAAATCAAAACGGATTTGTAA
- a CDS encoding MarR family transcriptional regulator produces MAEQIEFKFKSPEESPGYLLGQMTLLWQRKQKKVLDPLNLTQTQFVLLAALAWLSRENDQVTQVDIANQGNADRMMVSKVLRTLEEKQFISRQEHQTDTRAKVIKLTDAGAEVLQEALAAIEDADIDFFSPLGNDLSTFNRNMVAVIERNKSE; encoded by the coding sequence ATGGCTGAACAAATAGAATTTAAGTTTAAAAGTCCGGAGGAAAGCCCGGGATATCTCCTGGGGCAAATGACGCTTTTGTGGCAGCGAAAACAGAAAAAGGTACTGGATCCTTTGAACCTGACGCAGACGCAGTTTGTACTTTTGGCTGCATTGGCCTGGCTTTCGCGGGAAAACGATCAGGTAACACAGGTAGATATCGCCAACCAGGGAAATGCCGACCGGATGATGGTTTCCAAGGTTTTGCGCACGCTGGAAGAGAAGCAGTTTATCAGCCGTCAGGAACACCAAACCGATACGCGGGCCAAGGTGATCAAGCTAACGGATGCAGGCGCTGAGGTGCTGCAGGAAGCATTGGCGGCTATTGAAGATGCCGACATTGATTTCTTTTCACCGCTGGGAAATGATTTATCAACGTTCAACCGGAACATGGTAGCCGTCATTGAACGAAATAAAAGTGAATAA
- a CDS encoding EVE domain-containing protein — protein sequence MEREPKYWVIVASKDHVQTGISEGFAQACHGKMAPLKRMRKGDFVIYYSGKQTMGQPDKCQEFTAIGEVKDDNTYPVQVSADFCPARRDIAFLGHRDISILPLINDLDFIPKKQSWGYPFRFGFLEINKHDFDLISAKMLLK from the coding sequence GTGGAACGGGAACCAAAATACTGGGTCATCGTGGCTTCAAAAGATCACGTTCAAACCGGAATCTCGGAAGGTTTTGCCCAGGCTTGCCATGGAAAGATGGCACCGTTGAAAAGAATGCGAAAGGGCGATTTCGTGATTTATTATTCGGGGAAACAGACAATGGGACAACCGGATAAATGCCAGGAGTTTACGGCAATCGGGGAGGTGAAGGATGACAACACCTACCCGGTGCAGGTAAGCGCCGATTTCTGTCCTGCCCGGAGAGATATTGCTTTTTTGGGCCACCGGGATATTTCTATTCTGCCTTTGATCAACGACCTGGATTTTATTCCGAAAAAACAAAGTTGGGGCTATCCGTTCCGTTTTGGATTTTTGGAGATCAACAAACACGATTTTGATTTAATTTCGGCAAAAATGCTTCTGAAATAA
- a CDS encoding VOC family protein, producing the protein MKQLTFASLQVNDLEASKDFYTQKLGFEIGDTNPQACVFKYNRGEASFAIRTPLEPLEGRELGIGVALWFAVNENVDELKEQFIANGVDTAGPIIETPFGRAFHVKDLDGYKLTFLETN; encoded by the coding sequence ATGAAACAATTGACATTTGCGTCTTTACAAGTAAACGATTTGGAAGCTTCGAAAGATTTTTACACGCAGAAATTAGGTTTTGAGATCGGGGATACGAACCCGCAGGCCTGTGTTTTTAAATACAACCGGGGAGAAGCCAGTTTTGCTATCCGCACTCCGCTTGAACCGCTGGAAGGAAGGGAGCTGGGAATTGGTGTGGCATTGTGGTTTGCAGTAAACGAAAACGTGGATGAACTGAAAGAGCAATTCATTGCCAACGGAGTTGACACGGCAGGACCGATCATTGAAACACCTTTCGGGAGGGCTTTCCATGTGAAAGATTTGGACGGATATAAATTGACATTTTTAGAAACAAACTAA
- a CDS encoding 5-fold beta-flower protein codes for MKKVIAVMMVLGSVACAKAQTIESGSHSTVGYIKSDGTIENSSHSTVGYIKSDGTIEDRSHSTIGYIRSNGTIENRSHSTVGYVKSDGTVENSSHSTLGYIKDNGTVENSSHSTLGYARGIKKEWAAVAYFFFKF; via the coding sequence ATGAAAAAAGTAATCGCAGTGATGATGGTGTTGGGAAGCGTAGCATGCGCCAAAGCACAAACCATCGAGTCCGGAAGCCACAGCACAGTTGGCTACATCAAGAGTGACGGAACCATTGAGAACTCCAGCCATTCTACTGTTGGATACATTAAAAGTGACGGAACCATCGAAGATAGAAGCCACAGCACAATCGGTTACATCAGAAGCAACGGAACCATCGAAAACAGAAGCCATTCTACAGTCGGCTATGTAAAAAGCGACGGAACAGTTGAAAACAGCAGCCACTCCACTTTGGGCTACATCAAAGACAATGGTACCGTTGAAAATTCAAGCCACAGCACATTGGGTTATGCCAGGGGCATTAAAAAAGAATGGGCCGCAGTAGCTTATTTTTTCTTCAAGTTTTAA
- a CDS encoding STAS/SEC14 domain-containing protein, translated as MITKITDLPTNIVGFRATGEVTQADFDEVVIPEVKKLVEQTDVLNYMLVLDTPVSEFTFGAWFKDAVLGAQNLMKWNRAAIISDSEGVHNFTKVFSALMPGTFKAFNHAAMGQAVDWVSEKIDLD; from the coding sequence ATGATAACGAAAATAACGGATTTGCCAACGAATATAGTTGGTTTCAGAGCTACGGGAGAGGTTACTCAGGCAGATTTTGATGAGGTAGTTATCCCGGAAGTCAAAAAATTAGTGGAGCAAACAGACGTTTTGAATTATATGCTGGTATTGGACACGCCGGTTTCGGAATTCACTTTCGGGGCCTGGTTTAAAGATGCTGTTTTGGGAGCTCAGAATCTGATGAAATGGAACCGCGCTGCGATTATTTCGGATAGTGAGGGTGTGCATAATTTTACGAAAGTATTCAGTGCGTTGATGCCGGGAACTTTTAAAGCGTTTAATCATGCGGCAATGGGCCAGGCTGTGGATTGGGTTTCTGAAAAAATTGACCTGGACTGA